The Candidatus Methylomirabilota bacterium genome includes a window with the following:
- a CDS encoding NADH-quinone oxidoreductase subunit J produces MHYAGFLLLAVMVGGSAFGVILMRNPIHAALLLTVNLAGVAALYLMLQAQFLALVQVIVYAGAIAVLFVFAIMVLVPGKEETGPDPLSGQRWLAVPLAGLLLLETLLVLRSTALQSPSPAAAPMPSGEPLYHLLLTDFLFPFEVTSLLLLTALVGVIAMTKRKVS; encoded by the coding sequence ATGCACTACGCCGGTTTCCTCCTCCTTGCCGTCATGGTCGGGGGCTCTGCCTTCGGCGTGATCCTCATGCGGAATCCCATCCACGCGGCTCTGCTCCTCACCGTGAACCTCGCCGGGGTGGCCGCGCTCTACCTCATGCTGCAGGCGCAGTTCCTCGCCCTGGTTCAGGTGATCGTGTACGCGGGCGCCATCGCGGTGCTCTTCGTCTTCGCGATCATGGTGCTGGTCCCGGGCAAGGAAGAGACCGGCCCCGATCCCCTGAGCGGGCAGCGCTGGCTCGCCGTGCCCCTCGCCGGTCTGCTCCTGCTGGAAACGCTGCTCGTTCTCCGGTCCACCGCGCTCCAGTCGCCGTCTCCCGCGGCCGCGCCCATGCCCAGCGGGGAGCCGCTCTACCACCTGCTCCTCACCGACTTCCTCTTTCCCTTCGAGGTCACCTCGCTGCTCCTGCTCACCGCGCTGGTGGGGGTCATCGCGATGACCAAGCGTAAGGTATCCTGA
- a CDS encoding dihydrolipoamide acetyltransferase family protein, with translation MITKVVMPKLSDAMETGKVIKWLKREGDNIKGGDIIAEIETDKANVEIEAFGAGVLRKVIVDEGGQVPVGDLIAVIADPAENIDSVLAAAPKAPAAPAVTGAPPDVAKPAAAPTQGAPGPVPATETYKSAPETGKVVPMTPESGRPQPAAPAAAAAAPTGPRLVASVPAPGGRVKASPLAKKIAAQSGVDLAGLHGSGPGGRIVRRDVEEALAAGPAPAAAPAARAAAPARAPFVVPARSDAEYEDVPLTPMRATIAKRMPLSKGPVPHFYVTSEVAMDRAAELRTELNALEGSPKVSVNDLVIRACALALMRHPGVNATLQGQAVRMYHRAHIGLAVALEAGLITPVLRDCDVKPLVQIAAEARDLAERARAGKLRASELSGATFSISNLGMFDVEEFSAIINPPEGAILAVGSMLEKPVVVDGALAVGRRMKMTISCDHRVMDGAMGARFLQDVKRLLEEPLRLLV, from the coding sequence ATGATCACCAAGGTGGTGATGCCCAAGCTGTCCGACGCCATGGAGACCGGCAAGGTCATCAAGTGGCTCAAGCGCGAGGGCGACAACATCAAGGGCGGCGACATCATCGCGGAGATCGAGACCGACAAGGCCAACGTCGAGATCGAGGCCTTCGGCGCGGGCGTGCTGAGGAAGGTCATTGTGGACGAGGGCGGCCAGGTGCCGGTGGGCGACCTGATCGCGGTCATCGCCGACCCCGCCGAGAACATCGATTCGGTGCTCGCCGCCGCGCCGAAGGCCCCTGCCGCGCCCGCGGTGACCGGGGCGCCGCCCGATGTGGCCAAGCCCGCGGCCGCACCCACGCAGGGCGCGCCGGGGCCGGTGCCGGCCACCGAGACCTACAAGTCGGCGCCTGAAACCGGCAAGGTGGTGCCGATGACGCCCGAGTCCGGGCGCCCGCAGCCGGCGGCGCCGGCCGCCGCGGCGGCCGCGCCGACGGGCCCGCGCCTGGTGGCGTCCGTCCCCGCGCCGGGCGGACGGGTGAAGGCCTCGCCGCTCGCGAAAAAGATCGCCGCGCAGAGCGGCGTGGATCTTGCCGGGTTGCACGGCAGCGGGCCGGGCGGCCGCATCGTGCGCCGCGACGTCGAGGAGGCCCTCGCCGCGGGGCCGGCGCCGGCGGCCGCGCCCGCCGCCCGGGCCGCCGCGCCCGCGCGCGCCCCGTTCGTCGTCCCCGCGCGCAGCGACGCGGAGTACGAGGACGTGCCGCTCACGCCCATGCGCGCCACCATCGCCAAGCGCATGCCGCTGTCGAAGGGACCGGTGCCGCACTTCTACGTCACCTCCGAGGTGGCGATGGACCGGGCCGCCGAGCTGCGCACCGAGCTGAACGCCCTGGAGGGGAGCCCCAAGGTCTCGGTGAACGACCTCGTGATCCGAGCCTGCGCCCTCGCCCTCATGCGTCATCCCGGCGTCAATGCCACGCTGCAGGGCCAGGCCGTGCGCATGTACCATCGCGCCCACATCGGCCTCGCGGTGGCGCTGGAGGCGGGCCTCATCACCCCGGTACTGCGCGACTGCGACGTGAAGCCGCTGGTCCAGATCGCGGCGGAAGCGCGTGACCTCGCCGAGCGCGCGCGGGCGGGCAAGCTGCGGGCCTCGGAGCTGTCGGGGGCCACCTTCTCGATCTCGAACCTCGGCATGTTCGACGTGGAGGAGTTCTCCGCCATCATCAATCCGCCGGAGGGCGCGATTCTCGCGGTGGGCTCCATGCTCGAGAAGCCGGTGGTGGTGGACGGGGCCCTCGCGGTCGGCCGGCGCATGAAGATGACGATCTCCTGCGATCACCGGGTGATGGACGGCGCCATGGGCGCCCGCTTCCTCCAGGACGTCAAGCGCCTGCTCGAAGAGCCGCTCCGGCTGCTGGTGTAG
- a CDS encoding NADH-quinone oxidoreductase subunit I: MPTHYQTGGAEMDPRHSNKLSLRQRFYVVEVLVGLRLTGVRFFSNMWQHTLRMFGVKGARGAVTIQYPDERRPYAARLRSLHRLVRREDGSPRCVACMMCETVCPAHCIYIVASEHPNPDIEKVPQRFDIDLGKCVFCGFCVEACPEDAIRMDTGILEFSSFSRGGMIYDKETLLALEPAHPDGTPTSPVPIPADRSI, translated from the coding sequence ATGCCCACGCACTATCAGACGGGCGGCGCCGAGATGGATCCGCGCCACTCGAACAAGCTGTCGCTCCGTCAGCGCTTCTATGTGGTCGAGGTGCTGGTAGGACTGCGGCTCACCGGCGTGCGCTTCTTCTCGAACATGTGGCAGCACACTCTGCGCATGTTCGGGGTGAAGGGCGCGCGGGGCGCGGTCACCATCCAGTACCCAGACGAGCGCCGGCCGTACGCCGCGCGCCTACGCAGCCTGCACCGGCTCGTCCGGCGCGAGGACGGCTCCCCGCGCTGCGTCGCGTGCATGATGTGCGAGACGGTGTGCCCCGCCCACTGCATCTACATCGTGGCGAGCGAGCACCCCAACCCCGACATCGAGAAGGTGCCGCAGCGCTTCGACATCGACCTCGGCAAGTGTGTGTTCTGCGGCTTCTGCGTGGAGGCCTGCCCGGAGGACGCCATTCGCATGGACACTGGCATCCTCGAGTTCTCGTCGTTCAGCCGCGGCGGCATGATCTACGACAAGGAGACGCTGCTCGCCCTCGAGCCCGCGCATCCGGACGGGACGCCGACCTCTCCGGTGCCCATCCCGGCGGACCGGAGCATTTGA
- a CDS encoding complex I subunit 1 family protein, with protein MNPADLMQGLPGDLIAAAIPVAFIMFVVLNFGGLLTWVERKQSAIMQDRIGANRASIFGFRILGLLHPLADAVKMLTKEDFMPARADRLLFKLAPFVSVFFALAAFASIPFGDTLHLFERDIPLQAVTLNVGILYVLAMLSLGIYGLMMAGWASASNYALLGGQRAAALMISAEIAIGASIMGVVMVYGSLDLQDIARGQGEPLLPRFFGGWIPAWGILTQPLAFILFITAGIAATKRIPFDTPEGESEIIGYFVEYSGMKFGMFAMADFLETVVIAGMTTALFLGGWQVPYLQASGFVFPWGASVALPHLAVVGLQVGAFLFKVVVLIWFLMLIRWTLPRFRYDQAMRLGWLGLFPLSILNIVLTAIVLLALGR; from the coding sequence GTGAACCCGGCCGACCTCATGCAGGGGCTACCCGGCGACCTCATCGCCGCGGCGATTCCCGTCGCGTTCATCATGTTCGTGGTGTTGAACTTCGGCGGGTTGCTGACCTGGGTGGAGCGCAAGCAGTCGGCGATCATGCAGGACCGCATCGGCGCCAACCGCGCCTCCATCTTCGGCTTCCGCATCCTGGGGCTCCTCCACCCGCTCGCCGACGCCGTCAAGATGCTCACCAAGGAAGATTTCATGCCGGCGCGGGCGGACCGGCTGCTGTTCAAGCTCGCGCCGTTCGTGTCCGTGTTCTTCGCGCTGGCCGCCTTCGCCTCGATCCCCTTCGGCGACACCCTGCATCTCTTCGAGCGCGACATTCCGCTCCAGGCGGTGACGCTCAACGTCGGCATCCTCTACGTGCTCGCCATGCTGTCGCTGGGCATCTACGGCCTGATGATGGCGGGCTGGGCCTCCGCCAGCAACTACGCCCTCCTCGGCGGGCAGCGCGCCGCCGCCCTCATGATCTCGGCGGAGATCGCCATCGGCGCGTCGATCATGGGCGTGGTGATGGTGTACGGCTCGCTCGATCTCCAGGACATCGCCCGCGGCCAGGGCGAGCCGCTCCTGCCGCGCTTCTTCGGGGGCTGGATCCCCGCGTGGGGTATCCTCACCCAGCCCCTCGCCTTCATCCTGTTCATCACCGCGGGCATCGCCGCCACCAAGCGCATCCCCTTCGACACGCCGGAGGGTGAGTCCGAGATCATCGGCTACTTCGTGGAGTACAGCGGGATGAAGTTCGGCATGTTCGCGATGGCCGACTTCCTCGAGACGGTGGTGATCGCCGGGATGACCACCGCGCTGTTCCTCGGGGGCTGGCAGGTGCCGTATCTCCAGGCCAGCGGCTTCGTGTTTCCCTGGGGCGCGTCGGTGGCCCTGCCGCACCTCGCGGTGGTGGGCCTCCAGGTCGGCGCGTTCCTCTTCAAGGTGGTGGTGCTGATCTGGTTCCTCATGCTGATCCGCTGGACGCTGCCGCGGTTCCGCTACGACCAGGCGATGCGGCTGGGCTGGCTCGGCCTCTTCCCGCTCTCCATTCTCAACATCGTCCTGACCGCCATCGTGCTGCTCGCGCTGGGGAGATAG
- the lpdA gene encoding dihydrolipoyl dehydrogenase, with amino-acid sequence MASTQKFDVVVVGTGPGGYVAAIRAAQLGLSVATVEDDRPGGVCLNWGCIPTKALLRNAEVVGLVSRAEEYGITVKEWKADYAQAVQRSRKVADRMAKGVEFLFRKNKITLFPGRGVLKAKNVVEVTGKDGAQTLEAARAVILATGSEPKSLPGVAIDEKTVISSNGAVRNESRPATLIVIGAGAVGMEFADVYATYGTQVTVLEALPRVLPVEDEESSAQIARLFGRRSITIRTAVRVKSVTPGAGAVTLDVEAEGKTETLRAEQVLMAVGRAARIKDVGLEALGVAMERGFVTVGPTCETSVKGVYAIGDMAGRQLLAHKAMAEGVVAAEAIAGRTPRPVDYGNVPSCTYCRPQVASIGLSESAAKGNGREVSVGKFPFTANGKAVALGETDGFLKVVADKRTGEILGVHIVGPEATELIHEFAVGRTLEATLEELIHTIHAHPTLSEAALEATLAALGQAIHI; translated from the coding sequence ATGGCCTCAACTCAGAAGTTCGACGTCGTCGTCGTCGGCACCGGCCCCGGCGGCTACGTCGCGGCGATCCGCGCCGCCCAGCTCGGCCTGAGCGTCGCCACCGTCGAGGACGACCGGCCCGGCGGTGTCTGCCTCAACTGGGGCTGCATCCCCACCAAGGCGCTGCTCCGCAACGCGGAAGTGGTCGGCCTCGTGTCCCGCGCCGAGGAGTACGGGATCACGGTGAAAGAGTGGAAGGCCGACTACGCCCAGGCCGTGCAGCGCTCGCGCAAAGTCGCCGACCGGATGGCGAAGGGCGTCGAGTTCCTCTTCCGCAAGAACAAGATCACGCTCTTCCCCGGCCGCGGCGTCCTCAAGGCCAAGAACGTCGTGGAGGTCACGGGCAAGGATGGCGCCCAGACCCTCGAGGCCGCTCGCGCGGTGATCCTCGCCACCGGCTCGGAGCCGAAGTCGCTACCCGGCGTCGCCATCGACGAGAAGACCGTGATCTCGTCCAACGGGGCGGTGCGGAACGAGAGCCGCCCCGCGACTCTGATCGTGATCGGGGCGGGGGCGGTGGGCATGGAGTTCGCCGACGTCTACGCGACCTACGGCACCCAAGTCACGGTGCTGGAGGCGCTGCCGCGCGTGCTGCCCGTCGAGGACGAGGAGTCGTCCGCTCAGATCGCGCGCCTCTTCGGCCGCCGCAGCATCACCATCCGCACCGCCGTGCGGGTGAAGTCGGTGACGCCGGGGGCGGGCGCGGTGACGCTGGACGTGGAAGCCGAGGGCAAGACGGAGACGCTGCGAGCCGAGCAGGTGCTGATGGCCGTCGGCCGCGCCGCGCGCATCAAAGACGTGGGGCTCGAGGCCCTGGGCGTCGCGATGGAGCGCGGCTTCGTCACCGTCGGGCCCACCTGCGAGACCTCGGTGAAGGGAGTCTACGCCATCGGCGACATGGCGGGCCGTCAGCTCCTCGCCCACAAAGCGATGGCCGAGGGTGTGGTGGCGGCGGAGGCCATCGCCGGGCGCACCCCGCGCCCGGTGGACTACGGCAACGTGCCGTCCTGCACGTACTGCCGGCCGCAGGTTGCCTCGATCGGCCTCTCGGAGTCGGCGGCGAAGGGGAACGGCCGTGAGGTCAGCGTCGGGAAGTTCCCGTTCACCGCGAACGGCAAGGCGGTCGCCCTCGGCGAGACGGACGGCTTCCTCAAGGTGGTGGCGGACAAGCGCACCGGCGAGATCCTGGGCGTGCACATCGTGGGTCCGGAGGCGACCGAGCTCATCCACGAGTTCGCGGTGGGCCGGACGCTCGAGGCCACGCTGGAGGAGCTGATCCACACCATCCACGCGCATCCCACCCTGTCCGAGGCCGCGCTGGAAGCGACGCTCGCCGCGCTGGGCCAGGCCATCCACATCTGA
- the nuoK gene encoding NADH-quinone oxidoreductase subunit NuoK, with protein MVPESYYVALSAGLFVIGVLGVLIRRDPLVIFMSIELMLNAANLALVAFGHRHGTVDGQVLALFVMAVAAAEVAVGLAIIVAIFHLRRRLSVDELSVMRG; from the coding sequence ATGGTCCCCGAGTCCTACTACGTGGCCCTGTCCGCCGGCCTGTTCGTGATCGGCGTGCTCGGCGTGCTGATCCGGCGCGACCCGCTCGTGATCTTCATGTCGATCGAGCTCATGCTCAACGCCGCGAACCTGGCGCTGGTGGCCTTCGGGCACCGTCACGGAACGGTGGACGGGCAGGTCCTCGCGCTGTTCGTGATGGCGGTGGCGGCGGCGGAAGTCGCGGTCGGCCTCGCGATCATCGTGGCGATCTTCCACCTCCGTCGCCGGCTCTCGGTGGACGAGCTCTCGGTGATGCGAGGCTAG
- the pdhA gene encoding pyruvate dehydrogenase (acetyl-transferring) E1 component subunit alpha, giving the protein MAQAKTIVLAPRLDAELARRLLSQMALIRRFEEKAAEMYALGKIGGFLHLYIGQEAVAVGATSTIRPDDYAVSSYREHGHCLAKGSDPRKVMAELFGRSGGLSKGKGGSMHLFDKSVNFLGGHGIVGAHLPLAAGAGFAIKYQGGDQVVLCYFGDGAVPEGEFHESMNLAALWKLPVVFLCENNRYAMGTAIHRALAQTEVWRFAETYGMHGEAVDGMDVLAVRDCVGRAVERARKDKVPALIEARTYRFRGHSMRDPAGAVYRTKEEVEREKQRDPITVFTERCVKDGVLADADVKAVEKDVNDLVDEAVAFAEASPEPGPEELFRDVYKD; this is encoded by the coding sequence ATGGCCCAGGCGAAAACCATAGTGCTGGCGCCGCGGCTCGATGCCGAGCTCGCCCGGCGCCTCCTCTCGCAGATGGCGCTGATCCGGCGCTTCGAGGAGAAGGCCGCCGAGATGTACGCGCTGGGAAAGATCGGCGGGTTCCTCCACCTCTACATCGGCCAGGAGGCGGTGGCGGTGGGGGCGACCTCGACCATCCGGCCGGACGACTACGCGGTCTCGTCCTATCGTGAGCACGGGCATTGTCTGGCCAAGGGCTCGGACCCGCGGAAGGTGATGGCGGAGCTCTTCGGGCGCTCCGGCGGGCTGTCCAAGGGCAAGGGCGGCTCCATGCACCTCTTCGATAAGAGCGTGAACTTCCTGGGCGGCCACGGGATCGTGGGCGCGCACTTGCCCCTCGCCGCCGGCGCGGGCTTCGCCATCAAGTACCAGGGCGGGGACCAGGTCGTGCTGTGCTACTTCGGCGACGGCGCGGTCCCGGAGGGCGAGTTCCACGAGTCGATGAACCTCGCCGCACTGTGGAAGCTGCCCGTCGTTTTCCTCTGCGAGAACAACCGCTACGCGATGGGCACCGCCATCCACCGGGCGCTCGCCCAGACCGAGGTGTGGCGCTTCGCCGAGACCTACGGCATGCACGGCGAGGCGGTGGACGGCATGGACGTGCTCGCGGTGCGGGACTGCGTGGGCCGGGCGGTGGAGCGCGCGCGCAAGGACAAGGTCCCGGCGCTCATCGAGGCGCGCACCTACCGGTTCCGCGGCCACTCCATGCGCGATCCGGCCGGTGCGGTGTACCGGACCAAGGAAGAGGTGGAGCGCGAGAAGCAGCGCGACCCCATCACGGTCTTCACCGAGCGTTGCGTCAAGGACGGCGTCCTCGCGGATGCCGACGTAAAGGCGGTCGAGAAGGACGTGAACGATCTCGTGGACGAGGCGGTGGCGTTCGCCGAGGCGTCCCCCGAGCCGGGCCCGGAGGAGCTCTTCCGGGACGTCTACAAGGATTGA
- a CDS encoding pyruvate dehydrogenase complex E1 component subunit beta has protein sequence MAIMTYREALNQALREEMDRDPRVFVMGEEVGLYDGAYKVTQGLLKAYGDKRIIDTPICESGFTGVGVGAAMLGLRPVIEMMTFNFSILALDQIVNSAAKMCYMSGGQYPIPLVVRGPGGPAAQLAAQHSQSMETYFYHVPGLKVVRPTTPADAKGLLKSAIRDDNPVIFIEAETLYAVKGEVPDDPDFTIPLGKAIIRREGTDVTVIAYMGMMYRAMEVAEELAKEGISCELVDPRTLRPMDTDTIVSSVRKTHRAVVLEAGAGFAGMGSEIASEITEEAFDDLDAPVERVTGENAPMPYAKNLERLKTPSKEKIADAIRKVCYR, from the coding sequence ATGGCGATCATGACGTACCGGGAGGCGCTGAACCAGGCCCTGCGCGAGGAGATGGACCGCGATCCCCGCGTGTTCGTGATGGGCGAGGAGGTGGGCCTCTACGACGGCGCCTACAAGGTGACCCAGGGGCTCCTCAAGGCCTACGGGGACAAGCGCATCATCGACACGCCGATCTGCGAGTCCGGCTTCACGGGGGTCGGCGTGGGCGCCGCGATGCTGGGCCTGCGTCCGGTGATCGAGATGATGACGTTCAACTTCTCCATCCTCGCCCTCGACCAGATCGTCAACTCGGCGGCGAAGATGTGCTACATGTCCGGCGGCCAGTACCCGATCCCGCTGGTGGTGCGGGGGCCCGGCGGCCCCGCCGCCCAGCTCGCGGCTCAGCACTCGCAGAGCATGGAGACGTACTTCTACCACGTGCCTGGGCTCAAGGTGGTCCGGCCCACGACGCCCGCCGACGCCAAGGGCCTGCTCAAGTCGGCCATCCGCGACGACAACCCGGTGATCTTCATCGAGGCGGAGACGCTCTACGCGGTGAAGGGTGAGGTGCCGGACGATCCCGACTTCACCATCCCCCTCGGCAAGGCCATCATCCGGCGCGAGGGCACCGACGTTACCGTGATCGCCTACATGGGCATGATGTATCGCGCCATGGAAGTCGCGGAAGAGCTCGCCAAGGAGGGCATCTCCTGCGAGCTGGTGGATCCGCGCACGCTCCGCCCGATGGACACCGACACCATCGTCTCGTCGGTCCGGAAGACGCATCGTGCCGTCGTGCTGGAGGCGGGCGCGGGCTTCGCCGGCATGGGCTCGGAGATCGCCTCCGAGATCACCGAGGAAGCCTTCGACGATCTCGACGCGCCGGTGGAGCGGGTGACCGGCGAGAACGCCCCGATGCCGTACGCGAAGAACCTAGAGCGCTTGAAGACTCCCTCCAAGGAGAAGATCGCCGACGCCATCCGGAAGGTCTGCTATCGATGA
- a CDS encoding molybdopterin-dependent oxidoreductase: protein HSEIGLFPGTELENAYSGNVIDICPVGALTDRDFRFQVRVWYLQTTKSLCNGCARGCNVEIHTNRERTHHNQGKRVARLKPRYNAEVNQWWICDAGRYGFRWIDDDGRLTSPSVKADGRLVETTWEDALGVLAEALDRYRPEEIGVLASPQMSNEDLWALRRLLDSLGVANRDFAVPPREPGEDDKLLIRADKNPNTRGAALLGLGPSVGGLDAGGILDAAAQKKVKLLWVLHHDLVGSGFAASRVTAALGGAELLVFQGTNASLTSARAGLVLPSAAYAEYDGTFTNFQGRVQRFRTAIAPLGEALPDWQILARLRARVPRVASVGDPALVAERPEQVFTALAAAVPAFAGMSYRGLGDTGELVKA, encoded by the coding sequence ACCATTCGGAGATCGGGCTCTTCCCGGGCACCGAACTGGAGAACGCCTACTCCGGAAACGTCATCGACATCTGCCCGGTGGGGGCGCTCACCGATCGCGACTTCCGCTTCCAGGTCCGCGTCTGGTACCTCCAGACCACCAAGAGCCTCTGCAACGGCTGCGCGCGCGGCTGCAATGTCGAGATCCACACCAACCGGGAGCGCACCCATCACAACCAGGGCAAGCGGGTGGCCCGGCTCAAGCCGCGCTACAACGCCGAGGTCAACCAGTGGTGGATCTGTGACGCGGGCCGCTACGGCTTCCGGTGGATCGACGACGACGGCCGGCTCACCTCGCCGAGCGTGAAGGCCGATGGCCGGTTGGTGGAGACCACCTGGGAGGACGCGCTCGGCGTGCTCGCGGAGGCCCTCGACCGGTATCGTCCGGAGGAGATCGGCGTGCTCGCCTCGCCTCAGATGTCCAACGAGGACCTCTGGGCGCTCCGGCGACTGCTCGACAGCCTCGGCGTGGCCAACCGCGACTTCGCGGTGCCGCCCCGCGAGCCCGGCGAGGACGACAAGCTGCTGATCCGCGCCGACAAGAACCCCAACACTCGCGGCGCCGCGCTCCTGGGGCTCGGCCCTAGCGTGGGCGGACTCGATGCCGGCGGCATTCTGGACGCGGCTGCCCAGAAGAAGGTGAAGCTCCTCTGGGTGCTCCACCACGACCTCGTCGGCTCGGGCTTCGCCGCCTCGCGGGTGACCGCGGCCCTCGGGGGCGCCGAGCTGCTCGTGTTCCAGGGCACCAACGCCAGCCTCACCTCCGCGCGCGCGGGTCTGGTCCTCCCGTCCGCCGCCTACGCCGAGTACGACGGCACGTTCACGAACTTCCAGGGCCGCGTGCAGCGGTTCCGGACCGCGATAGCGCCGCTGGGCGAAGCGCTGCCCGACTGGCAGATCCTCGCGCGGCTGCGCGCGCGGGTGCCGCGTGTGGCGTCCGTCGGCGATCCCGCGCTGGTCGCCGAGCGCCCCGAGCAGGTCTTCACCGCGCTCGCCGCCGCCGTCCCCGCCTTCGCGGGCATGAGCTATCGCGGCCTCGGGGACACCGGCGAGCTGGTGAAGGCGTGA